The Salinirubellus salinus genome segment CTGACGAGTTCGCAGTCGAACGCCGGGTGCTCGGCGAGGTGACGCAGCACCATGTGCCGGCGGCCGCCGGTCAGCCCGGTCCGGCCGAGGTCGTCGGCCGTGAACTCGGCCGGCAGGCGCTCCCAGAGCCGCTCGAGCGCACGGACGGAGTCGAACACCTTCCGGTTGCCAGCCGAGTCCGCACGGCGTCGGGCGACGACGTAGGAACCGTCGGGCCGGTGTTCGCCAGCGGTGTGCAGGAACTCCTCACGACGGACGAGGGCGTCACCGAGTCGCTCGCGCAGGCGACGGGCCTCGGCGTGGCTCAGGACGTGTGTCTCCTCGCCGAGGCTGAGCAGGACCACCGTCCCGTCTGCTTCGGCGTCGACGGTGCCGGCGCGGCCGTCGGTGTCGGTACCGTGGCCGTCGCTCTCGGGCGGGGCGCCCTCGGCTGGTCGTGACTCACCGGAGAATTTCTCGACCGCCCGCGGTGGGCCGCGAGCACGATGCATCGTACGTGTCGCTGTCGGATGGCATCACCAACACGTAGCGCCGGGCGCGACGTGAACCCTGTGGTCGGACAGGTCGACCTGTACGACCCGGTCGGCCGGTGCGGCCCCGACCCACCGGGCTTTTGCCCGGCACCCTCCAAGCGTGGGTATGCGAATCCGGGGCGAGCGCGAGTGTCAGGACTGCGGGACCCGGTGGTCGTACTACGAGACGGCCAGCGTCGAGTGTCCCTCGTGCGGGAGCCTTCGGAGCGTCGGCGTCGAGGAAGAGCGGACGCTCCACACCGCCTCTCCGCGGGAGCTGGACCTCACCGACGTCCGGAACGACGTGGACCGGCGACCACTCCGTGAGGTGGCCGAGACGGCCGCGGACCGTTGCCGGGAGTACGTCCGCGGGTACGGCTGGATCGACGCCGGCGAACTCCGGCGACTGGACGACACCTACCTCGCCGCGCAGGAACTCGGCCACGTCGGTGGGCTGCTGGGGCGACGGCTGGAGGTGGACGAGGACGAGGAATTCTACCTCCTCTCGCTGCTGCGCGGGGCCGACCAGGACGAACGGCCGGCCGTCGACGAGGTGCCCGACTCCCTGCGTGCCGGGCGAGCGCTCGCCTACGCGGCGGCCGTCGACGCCTACCGGAGCGACCTCCGCTCGATTCTCGAGGAGCGGCCGGACCCGGCGGCCTCGCAGGTGCTCGGTCCGGTCGGCGAACACGTCAAGCGCATCCGGGCCATCGACGGGGAGGTCCCGCCCGAGGAACCCGAGACACTCGTCCGGGCGGTCCGTGGAGTGGCGGAGTACCTCCTGGCGGAGGACGAGGCGGCGCTGGCGGAGGCCGCAGACCGGCTGGACCGGCTCCGGTGAGTACGCACCGCACGCACCGCTGGTGTCGGCTGGGGGCGGACAGGCGGCACGGGCGGTCCCGGAGCGCGGTGCCGCACGACCGCGAGACGCTCCGGGCGAGGGTCACGTCACGGACGGGGGTGGTCCCGGCATCCGATTTGAACGCTCGGCTCCCAGGGCGAGCGCGACGATAGAACGATACCAGTGGGTGGCCAGCGCCCGTCAGTGACGCTCTTCGACGTCCACGATCACCGACACCGCCTGAAACTGCTGAAGGACGCCGGGCACACCACGGTCGTCGAGGACCGCGACGGGGTGCCCTGCCCGGTCTGTGGCGACCCGTTCCGCCGCGCGCTCCTGACCGAGCGGCCCGGTCGCTCGTTCGACGGGGTCGACGGCGGCTTCTGCGTGGGCCGGGACGCGGACCGACTCTACGTGTTCACCCACCCCTGAGCCGGACGAGCAGGTCGCGGTCCAGCGTGTCCGCGGGCAACTCCGTCACCCACGCGACGGCCTCGATCTCCTCGTCGACCAGTCCGGGGTCGTCCGTCGTCTGGGCGTCGACCGCGGTGGCCCGGTGGATGGCGAACCGGAACGAGCGCTCCTCGTCCGGGGCGCCCCCACGGCGGCGGATCACGTTCCGCACGACGGCGAGTCGCTCGCCCGGGTCGACGGCGACCCCGGTCTCCTCGTCGAGTTCGCGGACCAGCGCCTCCGCGTGTGTCTCGCCGGCTTCGACTTCGCCGCCCGGGAGGAGCCACCGCCCGTCCTGCTTCACGAGGAGGACCTCCCCGTCGCGTTCGACGAGGGCGCCGACACCCCAGTCGAGCCCCCCGTCGATGCGTTCGCGGGCGGCGACCCACTCCTCTTCCGCGGCGTAACTGACACGTTCGCGGCGGAACTCGCCGGCCTCGCGCCACGTCCGGACCTCGGTGGCGTCGTCCTCACTCACGACGGACGCACCCCCGCGACACGGAGCACTCGCTCGAACAGGGTGTCCGGGAGACCGTCGGTCCGTTCCGGAATCGAGTCGAACCACTTGGCGTCCCGTATCTCGTGCGGCGTCACGCCGAGGTCACGCGTTAACTCGGTGGTCTGTGCCGGCGCGTCGAACACCGTGAGGTGGCCGAGTGCCGCCGTCCCGTCGTGGACGAACCGTTGCTCGACGCGCGCGACGACACCGGCTACGTCCACGGAGAGCCCCGTCTCCTCGTCCACCTCGCGGACGGCCGCTTGGGCCAGCGACTCGCCGGCCTCCACCCCACCGCCGGGGAGGACCCAGCCGTCGCTCCAGGCGTTCTGCACGAGGACGAACCGCACCCCGTCGTGCACCACGGCCGTGACGTACCGGTCACGTCCCTCGGCGAGCGCCTCGCTGACGGTGGTCCAGCCGTCAGCGTCCACCGGTACCTCGTGTCCCGCGACCACGGGTGCTGACCGCATTGCGACCATCGTTCAGGGCAGGTCCACGTCGATACCGCTGCGCTGGCTCGCCGCCTTCACCGTGTTGTACAGCAGCATCGCGCGGGTCATCGGCCCGACGCCGCCGGGCACGGGCGTGATGGCGCTCGCCACCTCCTTCGCGGACTCGTACTCCACGTCGCCGACGGCCTCGCCGTCGACGCGGTTGTAGCCCACGTCGACGACCGTCACGCCCTCGGAGAGCATCGAGCCGTCCACCAGTTCGGGGACGCCCGCGGCGGCGACGACGATGTCGGCCTGCTTCGTCTTCGCGGCGAGGTCCTCGGTCCGCGAGTGACAGAGCGTCACCGTCGCGTTCCCGTCGTCGGCCTTCCGGGCGAGGAGGTTGGCCAGCGGCGTGCCGACGATGTTCGACCGGCCGACGACGACGGCGTCGGCCCCCTCCGTCTCCACGCCGGTGTGTTCGAGCAGTTTCTGGACACCGTGGGGCGTGCAGGGGCGGAACCGGGGGTCACCACGGACGAGGCGCCCGACGTTCTCGGGGTGGAACCCGTCCACGTCCTTCCCGGGGTCGATGCGACGGACGACCTCCTCGTAGTCGACGTGGTCCGCGACAGGGTGCTGGACGAGGATGCCGTCCACCTCGTCGTTCGCGTTCAGGTCGGAGACGGTGTCGTAGAGTTCGTTGGCGGGGGCGTCGACGTCCACCTCGACGTGGAACGACTGGATGCCGAGTTCCTCGCAGTCGCGCTGTTTCATCGAGACGTAGGTGGCACTGGCGCGGTCCTCGCTCATCAGCACCGTGGCGAGGCCCGGCTGGTGGCCCGCGTCGGTCAGCGTCTCGATGGCACCGCGCAGCGACTCGCGTACGTCCTCGGCGACGGCGTTGCCGTCGATGACCTCTGTCATTGTGTCAGAGGCGGACGCCGGGTGGCTTGAACGCCACGGAACCGC includes the following:
- a CDS encoding DUF7528 family protein, which encodes MHRARGPPRAVEKFSGESRPAEGAPPESDGHGTDTDGRAGTVDAEADGTVVLLSLGEETHVLSHAEARRLRERLGDALVRREEFLHTAGEHRPDGSYVVARRRADSAGNRKVFDSVRALERLWERLPAEFTADDLGRTGLTGGRRHMVLRHLAEHPAFDCELVSEQPLTARKGQTPTDTPEVRDG
- a CDS encoding DUF7117 family protein: MRIRGERECQDCGTRWSYYETASVECPSCGSLRSVGVEEERTLHTASPRELDLTDVRNDVDRRPLREVAETAADRCREYVRGYGWIDAGELRRLDDTYLAAQELGHVGGLLGRRLEVDEDEEFYLLSLLRGADQDERPAVDEVPDSLRAGRALAYAAAVDAYRSDLRSILEERPDPAASQVLGPVGEHVKRIRAIDGEVPPEEPETLVRAVRGVAEYLLAEDEAALAEAADRLDRLR
- a CDS encoding DUF7385 family protein produces the protein MTLFDVHDHRHRLKLLKDAGHTTVVEDRDGVPCPVCGDPFRRALLTERPGRSFDGVDGGFCVGRDADRLYVFTHP
- a CDS encoding NUDIX hydrolase; translation: MSEDDATEVRTWREAGEFRRERVSYAAEEEWVAARERIDGGLDWGVGALVERDGEVLLVKQDGRWLLPGGEVEAGETHAEALVRELDEETGVAVDPGERLAVVRNVIRRRGGAPDEERSFRFAIHRATAVDAQTTDDPGLVDEEIEAVAWVTELPADTLDRDLLVRLRGG
- a CDS encoding NUDIX hydrolase gives rise to the protein MVAGHEVPVDADGWTTVSEALAEGRDRYVTAVVHDGVRFVLVQNAWSDGWVLPGGGVEAGESLAQAAVREVDEETGLSVDVAGVVARVEQRFVHDGTAALGHLTVFDAPAQTTELTRDLGVTPHEIRDAKWFDSIPERTDGLPDTLFERVLRVAGVRPS
- a CDS encoding tetrahydrofolate dehydrogenase/cyclohydrolase catalytic domain-containing protein; protein product: MTEVIDGNAVAEDVRESLRGAIETLTDAGHQPGLATVLMSEDRASATYVSMKQRDCEELGIQSFHVEVDVDAPANELYDTVSDLNANDEVDGILVQHPVADHVDYEEVVRRIDPGKDVDGFHPENVGRLVRGDPRFRPCTPHGVQKLLEHTGVETEGADAVVVGRSNIVGTPLANLLARKADDGNATVTLCHSRTEDLAAKTKQADIVVAAAGVPELVDGSMLSEGVTVVDVGYNRVDGEAVGDVEYESAKEVASAITPVPGGVGPMTRAMLLYNTVKAASQRSGIDVDLP